The following proteins are encoded in a genomic region of Methanoculleus bourgensis MS2:
- a CDS encoding peroxide stress protein YaaA codes for MRIFLTYCSWQKNDSFKKSNEAVTPDKLYTSERIQKFIKACKEAGAFWAIFSDEYGVWFPGERRGWYDKPPDEVTPAEFEQLVSRAEKSLEKYEIFFYGDTGDSKFHPLHQNLIERLKDAGLKITLFNDLGDIASLAHGIDDVYNPQSGVLFLTICSFGKAEEGFPYYNEDNTICARYLPDRRDQIVSRRKEVLKALHQGDILFDKADQRNHPYNQNLVRGRDFGGFEEGFYLPALWRYEGRFYQNLKVRGKRVVLNSGHHFLILSGLYGAIIPVDPVQLYSIPLYDDDPVQRIWRDDDFLTEVLFDYVKSLSIRRIFDFTGIYYYRDLINWQCFKGMVAENGVECDVLHVFSPVGAGDNALPAFGESIAQQLIHYTEEQLCSINPEDSIGNVYFRAIHGAREGLVSDFPTDEPMIALEKITDPDAKKILASADRATIHSYRNPNNPPDAGSSLIWQYGKGLEKLLHQEITRKVGGQLRRAYGGGIPQSVRYRPREEGRLWKSFWYSHQVSAKQITLGQWARLSDDLIKYPENPFAIKLRQLLGQGSSGRYIEVMEKCGLVEEIRNEAVHPKVISFEIGMEERKKIVPTINATIDLIYPESS; via the coding sequence ATGAGAATATTCCTTACGTATTGCAGCTGGCAGAAGAATGACTCATTCAAAAAATCCAACGAGGCGGTGACCCCTGACAAGTTGTATACGAGCGAACGGATCCAGAAATTTATCAAGGCGTGCAAGGAGGCCGGGGCATTCTGGGCGATTTTTTCGGACGAGTACGGGGTGTGGTTTCCGGGAGAGCGGCGGGGATGGTACGACAAACCGCCCGATGAGGTCACTCCTGCAGAGTTTGAGCAGCTCGTCTCCAGGGCTGAGAAGAGTCTGGAGAAGTACGAGATATTCTTCTACGGGGACACGGGCGATTCGAAGTTCCATCCGTTGCATCAGAACCTTATAGAGAGGCTCAAAGACGCCGGGCTCAAGATCACTCTCTTCAACGATCTTGGTGATATCGCCTCTCTGGCCCATGGGATAGATGATGTCTACAATCCTCAGAGTGGGGTGTTATTCCTTACAATCTGTTCATTCGGGAAGGCGGAAGAGGGGTTTCCATACTACAATGAGGATAATACAATCTGCGCGAGATACCTTCCGGATCGTCGTGATCAAATTGTATCCAGAAGGAAGGAAGTTTTAAAGGCTTTACATCAGGGGGATATCCTTTTTGATAAGGCAGACCAGAGAAACCATCCCTATAACCAAAATCTGGTACGCGGCAGGGATTTTGGCGGTTTTGAAGAGGGTTTCTATCTCCCTGCGCTCTGGAGATATGAGGGGCGATTTTACCAGAACCTTAAAGTTCGTGGCAAAAGGGTGGTGCTGAACTCCGGGCACCATTTCCTGATTCTATCTGGCCTATATGGGGCCATAATACCTGTTGATCCGGTGCAGCTCTATTCGATACCACTCTATGACGATGATCCGGTTCAACGAATATGGAGGGATGATGACTTCCTGACGGAGGTTCTCTTCGACTATGTCAAATCCCTGAGTATCCGGCGAATTTTCGATTTTACAGGCATCTACTACTACCGGGATCTCATCAACTGGCAGTGTTTCAAAGGGATGGTTGCAGAAAATGGAGTAGAGTGTGACGTCCTGCACGTCTTTTCTCCTGTTGGTGCGGGTGATAATGCTCTGCCTGCGTTTGGCGAGAGCATCGCTCAGCAACTCATCCACTATACCGAAGAACAGTTGTGCTCAATCAATCCGGAGGACTCCATCGGGAATGTGTACTTCCGGGCCATTCATGGGGCACGTGAGGGTCTGGTGAGCGACTTTCCGACCGATGAGCCTATGATCGCGCTCGAAAAAATCACCGATCCTGATGCGAAGAAGATCCTTGCAAGTGCAGATCGGGCGACGATCCACTCCTACCGGAACCCGAACAACCCTCCGGATGCAGGTTCATCTCTGATCTGGCAATATGGGAAAGGATTGGAGAAATTGCTGCATCAGGAGATCACGCGAAAGGTCGGGGGCCAACTAAGAAGAGCATATGGAGGGGGTATCCCTCAGAGCGTTCGCTATCGCCCCAGAGAGGAGGGTAGACTCTGGAAGTCATTTTGGTATTCGCACCAAGTCTCTGCGAAACAGATTACTCTGGGTCAATGGGCCCGGCTATCAGATGATCTGATCAAATACCCTGAGAATCCTTTTGCGATTAAATTGCGTCAGCTACTCGGCCAAGGCTCATCGGGTAGGTATATTGAGGTGATGGAGAAATGCGGTTTGGTGGAAGAGATACGCAACGAAGCAGTTCACCCGAAGGTGATATCATTTGAAATAGGGATGGAAGAGCGAAAGAAAATTGTGCCGACAATTAATGCAACCATCGACCTTATATATCCTGAATCTTCCTGA
- the rhuM gene encoding RhuM family protein — protein MSEETPVPLEGASEFLLYQTEGGETRVQVRLFDGTVWLPQRLIAELYQRSVKTINGHIKNIYEEGELHPQATIRKFRIVQQEGDRQVERLVDFYNLDVILAVGYRVRSHQGTRFRQWATKQLAEYVVKGFVLDDERLKESGGIGRDYFDELLERIRDIRASERRFYQKITDIYATSVDYDPKHPLTLEFFKTVQNKLHWAIHGPVGALRFIRSYSHGSGDYTGERRAWLERDLDTVVAGIVGRREMGNSL, from the coding sequence ATGAGCGAGGAGACGCCGGTGCCGCTCGAGGGGGCGTCTGAGTTCCTCCTCTACCAGACTGAAGGAGGTGAGACCCGTGTGCAGGTCCGCCTGTTCGACGGGACGGTCTGGCTGCCGCAACGGTTGATCGCGGAGTTGTATCAGAGGTCTGTCAAGACAATTAACGGGCATATCAAGAATATTTACGAGGAAGGCGAACTCCACCCCCAGGCAACTATCCGGAAATTCCGGATAGTTCAACAGGAGGGAGATCGTCAGGTCGAACGCCTGGTGGACTTCTACAACCTCGACGTGATCCTTGCCGTGGGCTACCGGGTGCGTTCGCACCAGGGGACCCGGTTCCGGCAGTGGGCGACGAAGCAGCTAGCGGAGTACGTGGTGAAGGGTTTTGTTCTGGATGATGAGCGCCTGAAGGAGTCCGGCGGGATCGGACGGGACTACTTCGATGAACTTCTGGAGCGGATCCGTGATATCAGGGCGTCGGAGCGGCGGTTCTATCAGAAGATCACCGATATCTATGCAACGAGCGTCGACTATGATCCGAAGCACCCGCTGACGCTTGAGTTCTTCAAAACCGTGCAGAACAAACTGCATTGGGCTATCCACGGGCCTGTTGGTGCGCTGCGGTTCATCCGGAGTTACTCCCACGGAAGCGGGGACTATACCGGAGAGCGCAGGGCCTGGCTCGAACGGGATCTCGATACGGTTGTTGCAGGGATCGTGGGGCGGCGGGAGATGGGAAATTCACTATAG
- a CDS encoding AI-2E family transporter: protein MIDRDSGIDPLTLILALLILIGIIIAFWPLLDAVVLAFSLAAVLVPFKQRLAGRYSSDRTAAVIITTLSFAVVSGILVLTAAIIYTNLDYIFGMANTIIRWVQTFPGAGALSPEMLAGTLRAVVGALRAYIEDIAVDLPIILLKAFIFFLALYLFVLSGDHVARELRSVLPGRLAASVNSLSGKTVDTLYAVYIVNVQVALITFLVSIPFFILWGYGHVLFFSVLMGIFQLVPFLGPQLLIIFLAIYALACGDIPRAVAMLAVGYPLISGSADFYFRPKMMGKRTAIHPVLMMIGLFGGLALFGLLGVILGPLFAALLVSAYELLIAQLRSGKEEAIAVNGQG, encoded by the coding sequence ATGATCGACAGAGACTCCGGCATCGACCCCCTGACGCTGATCCTCGCCCTCCTCATCCTCATCGGGATCATCATCGCCTTCTGGCCCCTCCTCGACGCCGTGGTGCTCGCGTTCTCCCTTGCTGCCGTCCTCGTCCCGTTCAAACAGCGCCTGGCCGGCCGCTACTCCTCAGACCGCACCGCCGCCGTCATCATCACGACCCTCTCCTTCGCCGTAGTCTCAGGAATACTCGTCTTGACGGCGGCGATCATCTACACAAACCTCGACTACATCTTCGGCATGGCAAACACCATCATCCGCTGGGTGCAGACCTTCCCCGGCGCCGGCGCCCTCTCCCCCGAGATGCTCGCTGGAACCCTTCGGGCCGTCGTCGGTGCCCTCCGTGCCTACATCGAAGACATCGCCGTAGACCTCCCCATAATCCTCTTAAAGGCGTTCATCTTCTTCCTCGCGCTCTACCTCTTCGTCCTCTCCGGCGATCACGTTGCGCGGGAACTCCGGTCAGTCCTCCCCGGGCGCCTCGCAGCCTCAGTGAACAGCCTCTCGGGAAAGACCGTCGACACCCTCTACGCCGTCTACATCGTCAACGTCCAGGTGGCCCTCATCACCTTCCTCGTCTCCATCCCCTTCTTCATACTCTGGGGCTACGGCCACGTCCTCTTCTTCTCGGTCCTGATGGGCATCTTCCAGCTCGTCCCGTTCCTCGGACCCCAGCTCCTGATCATCTTCCTTGCCATCTACGCCCTCGCCTGCGGCGACATCCCCCGAGCCGTCGCGATGCTTGCCGTCGGCTACCCCCTGATATCAGGGTCCGCCGACTTCTACTTCCGGCCCAAGATGATGGGGAAGCGGACGGCGATCCATCCCGTCCTGATGATGATCGGCCTCTTTGGGGGGCTTGCGCTCTTCGGGCTCCTCGGGGTGATCCTCGGCCCGCTCTTCGCCGCGCTCCTGGTCTCCGCCTACGAGCTCCTCATCGCGCAGCTCCGGTCCGGGAAAGAGGAGGCGATAGCGGTCAACGGTCAGGGGTAA
- a CDS encoding SulP family inorganic anion transporter, whose translation MPARKQRWRRSLPADLMAGATTALVGIPQAMGFAIVAGVNPVYGLYAATFATAIGALLTGSSYLKVMLSNILAVSIYSVLAPIPEADIPATLFVLTLLVGIFQLGFGLVRAGSLTGFISNAVLTGFIIGGALLIILGQLGNLTGYELERGGIRIFAAADLLRHTAEINPQALAVGLLTTGLVLAFRRVPHLRTAALLLPIIIATLIVRAAEIEVALVSDISAIPAGLPAPVIPDLALAPGLLVPALALAILGLVMAVGVTEKTPEPDGTIADVNQDFRGQGITNILTSLFQCAPASGSLSATALNVSAGAETRAANLFSGVIVGLLILLAGPLAELIPLPALAGLLILIGAELMYRPHEIACIWKYSRSGRWAMVATFLSTQVLPLQYSIYIGVFLSLAIYLVTSTRGASVVRLVPVGEGMFREERAPDRLPEGQVTVLSISGNVFFATLQAIERSLPSPEGARGAVVIFALRGQVEAGTGLFRMLERYARQVHAHGSRLILAEVDPGLLAGLSETGATPVIGESIFEAIRAADR comes from the coding sequence ATGCCCGCCCGAAAGCAGCGGTGGAGGAGGAGCCTCCCGGCCGACCTCATGGCCGGGGCGACCACCGCCCTCGTCGGCATCCCGCAGGCGATGGGGTTTGCCATCGTCGCCGGCGTCAACCCCGTCTATGGCCTCTACGCCGCCACATTCGCGACAGCGATCGGGGCGCTCCTCACCGGCTCCTCCTATCTCAAGGTGATGCTCTCAAACATCCTCGCGGTCTCGATCTACTCGGTTCTCGCCCCCATCCCGGAGGCCGACATCCCCGCCACCCTCTTTGTCCTGACGCTCCTTGTCGGGATCTTCCAGCTCGGGTTTGGGCTCGTCCGGGCCGGCAGCCTGACCGGGTTCATATCAAACGCCGTCCTCACCGGGTTCATCATCGGGGGGGCGCTTCTCATCATCCTCGGGCAACTCGGGAACCTCACTGGGTACGAACTCGAGAGAGGCGGGATCAGGATCTTTGCGGCGGCTGACCTCCTCCGCCACACCGCCGAAATCAACCCCCAGGCTCTCGCGGTCGGCCTCCTCACCACCGGGCTCGTCCTTGCCTTCCGGCGGGTGCCGCATCTCCGCACCGCTGCCCTGCTCCTCCCGATCATCATAGCGACCCTCATCGTCCGGGCCGCGGAGATCGAGGTCGCGCTCGTCAGCGATATCAGCGCCATCCCGGCAGGCCTCCCCGCCCCCGTCATCCCCGACCTCGCCCTCGCACCCGGGCTCCTCGTCCCGGCGCTCGCCCTCGCCATCCTCGGGCTTGTGATGGCCGTCGGGGTCACGGAGAAGACCCCGGAACCTGACGGGACCATCGCCGACGTGAACCAGGACTTCCGGGGGCAGGGGATCACGAACATCCTCACGAGTCTCTTCCAGTGCGCACCGGCGAGCGGGTCACTCTCGGCGACAGCGCTCAACGTGAGTGCGGGGGCAGAGACCCGGGCAGCAAACCTCTTCTCAGGCGTCATCGTCGGACTGCTCATCCTCCTTGCAGGACCGCTCGCGGAACTGATACCCCTCCCGGCTCTCGCCGGACTCCTGATTCTCATCGGGGCAGAACTCATGTACCGGCCTCACGAGATCGCCTGTATCTGGAAGTACTCCCGCTCCGGACGCTGGGCGATGGTTGCAACCTTTCTCTCCACCCAGGTGCTCCCGCTCCAGTACAGCATCTACATCGGGGTCTTCCTCTCGCTTGCCATCTACCTGGTCACCTCCACCCGGGGGGCCTCCGTGGTACGCCTCGTGCCGGTGGGCGAAGGGATGTTCCGGGAAGAGCGGGCGCCGGACCGGCTCCCGGAGGGGCAGGTCACCGTCCTCTCGATCTCAGGCAACGTCTTCTTCGCCACACTCCAGGCCATCGAGCGATCGCTCCCGTCCCCCGAAGGAGCGAGGGGCGCCGTCGTGATCTTTGCCCTCCGGGGGCAGGTCGAGGCCGGGACCGGGCTCTTCCGGATGCTGGAGCGGTACGCCCGGCAGGTTCACGCCCACGGGAGCCGGCTCATCCTCGCTGAGGTCGACCCCGGGCTCCTTGCGGGCCTCAGCGAGACCGGAGCGACGCCGGTCATCGGCGAGTCGATCTTCGAGGCTATCCGGGCGGCCGACAGGTGA
- a CDS encoding AI-2E family transporter encodes MTGESLSPPARIAIVGAAVVIVLAGVRAATPILGPFLVAVFFAMITAPAMAWMTRRGVPPVIAAGTVVAGLIGILVGAALFLGAALTQFLLSLPRYRAALEAQAAALASYGIDPGSIRIWDYIDQGTVVREVAGLARQVGSIAFDAFLVFIAIGFLLLEAPRLAAGLRRHLGAESPLYRHFSQSGRLLIEYVIVRTKVNLVTGVGTGLFLYILGVEFAALWGFVAFVLSYVPYIGLVAAAIPPTLLALVGIGPAGAVTVIIAIALIDAAAENLIFPQIASQGLNLSPFVVLFSVVFWGLILGAVGVFLAIPLTIAVKLFLESWDETRWIGELMDAGDRRE; translated from the coding sequence ATGACCGGCGAAAGTCTCTCCCCCCCTGCCCGCATCGCGATCGTCGGAGCGGCGGTCGTCATCGTCCTCGCAGGGGTCAGGGCGGCCACGCCGATCCTCGGTCCGTTCCTCGTCGCGGTCTTCTTCGCTATGATCACCGCGCCCGCCATGGCGTGGATGACACGCCGGGGGGTGCCGCCGGTCATCGCCGCCGGGACGGTGGTCGCGGGGCTCATCGGGATCCTCGTCGGGGCGGCCCTCTTCCTCGGGGCGGCCCTCACACAGTTTCTCCTCTCCCTGCCCCGTTACCGGGCGGCGCTCGAGGCGCAGGCGGCCGCCCTCGCCAGTTACGGCATCGACCCCGGCAGCATCCGGATCTGGGACTACATCGACCAGGGAACAGTGGTCAGGGAGGTCGCCGGACTCGCCCGGCAGGTCGGGAGCATCGCCTTCGACGCCTTCCTTGTCTTCATCGCTATCGGGTTCCTCCTCCTTGAGGCGCCCCGGCTCGCGGCGGGGCTCAGGCGGCACCTCGGGGCGGAGAGCCCCCTCTACCGGCACTTCTCGCAGTCGGGCCGGCTCCTCATCGAGTACGTGATCGTCAGGACCAAAGTGAACCTGGTCACCGGTGTCGGGACCGGGCTCTTCCTCTACATCCTCGGGGTCGAGTTCGCTGCGCTCTGGGGGTTCGTCGCCTTCGTGCTCAGTTACGTCCCCTACATCGGTCTCGTCGCTGCCGCAATCCCGCCCACGCTCCTCGCCCTGGTCGGGATCGGGCCGGCGGGCGCGGTCACCGTCATCATCGCCATCGCCCTCATCGACGCCGCCGCCGAGAACCTGATCTTCCCCCAGATCGCGAGCCAGGGGCTCAACCTCTCGCCGTTCGTCGTCCTCTTCTCCGTCGTCTTCTGGGGCCTCATCCTCGGGGCGGTCGGGGTCTTCCTCGCCATCCCCCTGACGATCGCGGTGAAACTCTTCCTCGAGAGCTGGGATGAGACACGGTGGATTGGTGAACTGATGGACGCAGGGGACCGGCGGGAGTAG
- a CDS encoding DUF1269 domain-containing protein has translation MSDLVVIAYDGEDTAFRVRDRLVSLTKEHVIELEDLVVVVHHRDGKTEIKQSTDLASLGALSGAFWGLLIGLIFLAPIFGLAIGAIAGALAGRFSDYGIDDKFIKEVAESVGPGNSAVFLLIKKMTPDKVVDAIRDYGGHVIRTSLSETEEANLREAFGAGVPAKAEVPPPSA, from the coding sequence ATGAGCGATCTGGTTGTCATCGCCTACGATGGCGAGGATACCGCGTTCCGGGTCAGAGACCGGCTGGTCAGCCTGACGAAGGAGCACGTCATCGAACTGGAGGACCTGGTGGTCGTCGTCCACCACCGGGACGGGAAGACCGAGATCAAGCAGTCCACCGATCTCGCAAGCCTGGGGGCGCTCTCCGGCGCCTTCTGGGGGCTCCTGATCGGCCTGATCTTCTTAGCGCCGATCTTCGGGCTTGCCATCGGCGCTATCGCCGGCGCACTCGCCGGACGCTTCTCAGACTACGGCATCGACGACAAATTCATAAAAGAGGTCGCGGAGAGCGTCGGCCCGGGCAACTCCGCGGTATTCCTGCTCATCAAGAAGATGACGCCTGACAAGGTTGTCGACGCCATCAGGGACTATGGAGGCCATGTCATCAGGACGTCGCTCTCTGAGACAGAGGAGGCGAACCTCCGCGAAGCGTTCGGGGCCGGAGTACCGGCAAAAGCAGAAGTGCCGCCGCCCTCGGCGTAA
- a CDS encoding PHP domain-containing protein, with protein MRYYKDIIFEKPVPEEIRRLGLLPADLHFHTSYSDSATRVRDALKLAARRGIGLAITDHNQVGGVLEAGRQKSRVPLIPGIEVSANDGPHILLYFSAVSDLVDFYSHHVEKNRRTGPFTAIRLDTADILEAGEGYPCITVEAHPCGYAFLNRGVQRCVAGDYIDEEVFSRLDALEVICGGMARSHNQKAAELATAHGLGRTGGTDGHLLHELGGVVTCAEADTAEEFLEAVRRRETVIIGHERPLVEKAVMGTAVLPHHLPYTVPILQARWEQSLPRIRKFVRTRLNG; from the coding sequence ATGCGCTATTATAAAGACATCATATTCGAAAAGCCCGTACCGGAAGAGATCCGGCGGCTCGGGCTGCTCCCGGCGGACCTGCACTTTCACACCAGCTACTCCGACTCCGCCACCCGCGTGCGTGACGCACTGAAACTCGCGGCCCGGCGGGGGATCGGGCTTGCAATCACAGACCATAACCAAGTCGGCGGGGTGCTTGAGGCCGGGCGGCAGAAGAGCCGCGTCCCCCTCATCCCCGGGATCGAGGTCAGCGCCAACGACGGCCCGCACATCCTCCTCTACTTCTCCGCGGTCTCCGACCTCGTGGACTTCTACAGCCACCATGTCGAGAAGAACCGTAGGACCGGCCCCTTCACCGCGATACGCCTCGACACCGCCGATATCCTCGAGGCGGGCGAGGGCTACCCCTGCATCACGGTCGAGGCGCACCCCTGCGGTTACGCCTTCCTGAACCGGGGAGTCCAGCGGTGCGTCGCCGGGGATTACATCGACGAAGAGGTCTTCTCCCGCCTCGACGCACTCGAGGTCATCTGCGGCGGGATGGCCCGGTCCCACAACCAGAAGGCGGCCGAACTCGCCACCGCCCACGGCCTCGGCCGGACGGGCGGAACCGACGGCCACCTCCTCCATGAACTCGGCGGGGTCGTCACCTGCGCAGAGGCCGATACCGCAGAAGAGTTCCTGGAAGCTGTCCGTAGGAGAGAGACCGTCATCATCGGCCACGAGCGGCCGCTCGTCGAGAAGGCGGTGATGGGGACCGCGGTCCTCCCGCACCACCTCCCCTACACTGTCCCCATCCTCCAGGCACGCTGGGAGCAGAGCCTCCCCAGGATCAGAAAGTTCGTCAGGACCCGGCTGAACGGGTGA